Proteins co-encoded in one Chrysemys picta bellii isolate R12L10 chromosome 13, ASM1138683v2, whole genome shotgun sequence genomic window:
- the LOC135975225 gene encoding uncharacterized protein LOC135975225, with the protein MQADNRKRAPAWTVREVLDLIAVWGEDSVLAELRSKRRNAKTFEKISKGMMERGHNRDSEQCRVKVKELRQAYQKTKEANGRSGLEPRTCRFYAELHAILGGAATTTPPVFVDSGSGIVSSATPEDSADGGEEEEEDELAESTQHSILPNSQDLFITLTEVPSQASQASTQDSDPMEGTSAAANSSSLPPPSRRLSQIRCRKKRTRDEMFSEIMESSCSDRAHLNEWKETVSKYRKEVSEREERRDQREDRRDQREERRDARDERWRQEDQRMKDATLGLLRRLVEVQERLLENRLPLQPLFHPLPSPCSVSSSPRRVRTRGGRLRTPSHSTPVDSPSKRLSFF; encoded by the exons atgcaggctgacaatcgaaaaagagcaccagcatggaccgtgagggaggtactggatctgatcgctgtatggggagaggattcagtgcttgcagaacttcgttctaaaagacgaaatgcaaaaacttttgaaaaaatctccaagggcatgatggagagaggccacaatagggactctgagcagtgccgcgtgaaagtcaaggagctcagacaagcctatcaaaaaacaaaggaggcaaacggtcgctccgggttagagccgcggacatgccgcttctacgccgagctgcatgcaattctagggggggctgccaccactaccccacctgtgttcgtggattctgggtcggggatagtctcatcagcgacgcctgaggattctgccgatgggggagaggaggaggaggaggatgagcttgcagagagcacacagcactccattctccccaacagccaggatctttttatcaccctgactgaagtaccctcccaagcctcccaagccagtacccaagactctgaccccatggaagggacctcag cagctgcaaattcctcaagcctccctcctccatcccgaaggttatcacagataaggtgtcgtaagaagagaacgcgagacgagatgttttcggaaattatggaatccagctgcagtgacagagctcatctgaatgagtggaaggaaacagtttcaaagtataggaaagaagtcagtgaacgtgaggagaggagggaccaacgtgaggacaggagggaccaacgtgaggagaggagagacgctcgagatgagaggtggcgtcaggaagaccagaggatgaaggatgcaacgctggggctgctccggcgtctggtggaggttcaggaacggctgctggaaaacagactgccgcttcagcccctgttccaccctctcccctccccatgttccgtatcctcctcacccagacgtgtaagaacgcggggggggaggctccgtacaccttcccattccaccccagtagacagcccaagcaaaaggctgtcatttttttaa